DNA from Thalassoroseus pseudoceratinae:
GGCCCCAGGCAGCCCGTTAGTTCGCTACTTGCGGGTCGGCATGCGTCTCGGTTGCGGGGTCGCGGTTTGGCATTCGAGGAACTACGGCATTACCACCAAGGCGACGACATCCGTACGATGGACTGGAAAGCGACCGCCCGACTTCGATCGCCATACGTTCGCGTCTATTCCGAGGAACGGGAACGGCCGGTGTTGTTGGTCGTCGATCAACGACGCCCCATGTTTTTCGGAAGCCAGCAGGCCATGAAATCGGTTACTGCTGCCGAAGTGGCTGCGTTGGGAGCGTGGAGGACTTTGGATTCCGGTGACCGTGTCGGCGGCTTAGTCTTCAACGAGCAGGAAATTGTGGAAGTCCGTCCGCATCGTAGCCAACCGCGAGTACTTACGCTCTTTCACGCGATTTGTCGTTTGAACACCCAACTCGCTTCGAATGAGCCGCCCGAGGGGAAGGCCACTTTGAATCAGGCGTTGGAAGGAGCGCTTCGCGTTGCCAAACACGATCATCTTGTGGTGCTGATCACCGATCTCGATGGAGCAAATGACAACACACAACGCTTGGCAACACGGCTTTCAGCTCACAACGATGTCCTCGTCGTTGCAGTCTACGATCCATTGGGCATCTCGTTGACGGGCACGCCAGGCATGTTCGCCAACGATATTGGGCGGACTTGGGAAATCCCGTCCCACTCAGCATTTTCGCGAGACTTCCAAGCGGCATTCCAAAGATGTCTCGATCGGTGGCGGGAAATTTTTCGTGCGCTTCGAGTTCCAGTTCTACCAATCTCCACTGCCCGCCCAGTGGTTGAGCAAATCCGGGCTCTCTTCGGAAATCGCCCCAACACACTATGAACGATAATTCAACCAGCTTGGATCGGTTACACGACATTGCCGTTCCACCGCCCGTCCCCTGGTGGCCGCCAGCACCTGGATGGTACGTCGTCTTGGCGTTGGCATTCTTAGCAGTGATATTGTTGTTCGTTTGGCAATGGAGACGCTGGCGCGCGAACGCCTACCGGAGAGCCGCCCTACGAGAATTGGAGTCCGCGAAGACCCCGGACATGATCTCAGAAATCCTTCGCCGAACCGCGTTGGTGTTCACACCACGAGCAACACTTTCGGGACTATCGGGAGAACAGTGGCCCGCATGGCTGGCTTCGCAATCGCCAGAGCCGATGTCCGACCAAGTCCGCAAACAGTTAGCCACCGCGATTTATCGGCCCACGAAGAAAGTAACTGACGTCAACTCATTGCGAGCGTACGCGGAAGTCTGGATACGCAAGCACTCACCTAAACATCGCCTCGACCGAAACTAATCCCAAAGCGAAACCTGTGTTCGAATTCAGCTATCCTTGGACCTTCGCATTGCTGCCAATCCCGTGGCTTGTGCGGAACATCATGCCGCCGCGAACCAGCAACCGGGTGGCAGTACGTGTGCCATTCGGAGACCGCTTGGCGGAGGCCATGGGAACAACGTCTCAGCCCGATGAATCACCGCGAGAGATCCGAAAATGGGTGATTCCCTCCCTTCTTTGGTTGTTGACGCTCTGTGCCGTCGCCCGTCCTCAATGGGTCGAGTCACCGGTGACAAAAACGCTTCCCACGCGAGATTTGCTCTTGCTTGTGGACCTTTCGAGTTCCATGAATCAAGAAGACTTCACCAACAAAGCCGGGAAAAAGGTCGACCGGTTAACGGCGGTGAAGGAAGTGCTCGGCGATTTCCTCGAAAAACGGGACGGGGATCGCGTAGGATTGGTTGTCTTTGGAGATGCGGCTTACCTGCAAGCTCCCTTCTCGACAGACTTGGAACTTTCACGACGGTTGTTAGACGAATGCGAAGTCGGCATGGCCGGTCCGCGTACGGCGTTCGGTGATGCGATCGGACTGGGTGTTGGTCTGTTTGATGAAAGTGATGCTCCCGCGAAAACCATGATTGCCCTAACCGACGGCAACGATACGAAAAGTCAAGTTCCGCCGGTCGAAGCGGCCCGCGTCGCCGCGGCCCGAGACATTCGAATCTATACCGTCGCCATCGGAGATCCAACGACGGCCGGTGAAGACAAACTCGATGAACAGGCACTCAAAGACGTGGCCTCCGCCGCGAACGGTTCCTACTTCTTTGCAGGGGATCGAAAAAGCCTAGAGGGGATCTACTCCGAATTAGATCGGCTCGAAACACGAAAAGTGAAAACGGTGAGTCACCGGCCGCGGCGTGACTTGTTCTATTGGCCGGTTCTGATGGCAGTGCTAATCTCGCTCGGTGAGAAATCCTTGAGTCTGATTCGGCTTCGGCACGTCGACAGAACAGCCGAAGAGCCACAGATGATTTCCGTCAATCCGCTCACCGGGAAATTGGAGTTGGGCCCATGAGTGATTTCTTCACCAACTTCCATTTCATTCGTCCTGGTTGGCTTCTGTTGATTCCGGTTGTTGCCGGTTTGTGGTGGATTTGGCAACGACGCGTCGATCCACTTCGGGGTTGGCGAAAACAAATGGCCCCGGAACTTCTCGACGCGCTCACGATAGGGCGAAACATCAAGACACGGCATTCCACGATCGGCCTTCTCATCGGTTGGATCGTAGGAGCCGTTGCGGTTGCTGGTCCGACTTGGAAACTAGAGCCCAATCCGTTCGCGGAGGATGCTCAACCATTGATGATTCTATTGAAGGCGAGTGAAAGCATGAAGCTTCCTCCACCAACGCCATCGCGACTGGAACGAGCGCAACTCAAAATTGCCGAGTTGGTCAAGAAAAGAACCGGGCAACCATTAGGACTGATTGCCTATGCCGGTTCCGCCCATCTGGTGCTTCCGCCGACTCGCGATACGGAAGTTGTCGCCCAGATGGCAGCAGAAATTCAACCGGAGATCATGCCGGTCCCAGGCGATCGGTTGGATATCGCTTTGGAGAAGGCAGGGAAGTTGTTCAAGGCGGATTCCAACGGAGGAGCGGTGTTGGTATTAGCGGACTCCGTTGATCTTGCCGCGCAAGCGGTGACTGACGCCCACCGCAAGGCGGGGAACTTCCCGGTGCAATTCCTCTCGCTGACGGGGGAAGATAGCCCGGAAGACAAAACCATCCGCGTCGTCGCAACGGCGATGAACGCTTCTGTGCAAGTTCTCACCGGAGATGACGAAGATCTCGAAGCGATTACGAAATTCGCGGAACGAAAATCGGCTGCGTCGCTTGCGGGTGAGAGCACTCGTTGGCAAGAAGCCGGTTACTGGCTGACCCCCATCTTGGCATTGATGGTTGCGTATTCGTTTCGTCGTCGATCCTTCGCAAATCGGGAGACGCAATTATGAAATATGCCGGCTTGATTTTGGCGGTTTCTTGGGCGGGGCTCTGGTTAACTCCAGACCAACAAGGACAACGTCTACTTGAACAAAAACAATTCACCGACGCCGCGAAGACGTTTGATGATCCGATGCGTCAAGGAGTCGCGTGGTATCGGGCAGGGGAGTTCGAGAAAGCGGTTCAGGCGTTTTCGCGTGTGTCTTCCGCTGAGTCCTCATACAATCAAGGCAATGCTTGGGTATTGCTCGGCAAATACGATCGTGCCATTCAGAGTTATCAACATGCTCTCAAATATCGTCCAAGCTGGAAGGATGCCCAAGAGAATTTAGCTCTCGCGAAAGCCCGTGCGAAACAGCTGGAATCGAAAGGCGGCGACATGGGTGATCAGAAGTTAGGAGCCGATGAGATCGTCTTCGATCAAAACAAGCCCAAGGGCGGACAAGACACGGAAATTGCCGGTGAGCAGGCGGTGTCGGACGCATCGGTGCAAGCGATTTGGCTTCGCCAGGTGCAAACCAAACCGGCTGACTTTCTCAAAGCCAAATTCGCCTACCAGAATGCCAGCGAAACCGCGGGAGACAACGAATGATCGGACCGACGTGTCGTCTTCTGATCGTCGGCATGGGCATGATTTGTCTCTGCAGAGGATTCGTTTCGACGGTTCACGGCGATGTGCCGCGTGTTGTTAGCAAGGCTCAAGATCCGAGCGTTTGGAAGGGCGAGCGGGCTCGTTTCACCGTCGAACTCCGCGCGGAAGGTCCGTTTGTGGGTGCGGCGAGTTTCTCCATTCCTCAGATTCCACGCTCGGTGATTGTCAAGACTGGAAACCCCGTTGTGTCCTCGAAAGAGATCGACGGCGAATCTTGGTTGATCCAAACTCACGAGTTCGCATTGTTCTCGCAGCAAACGGGGACCGTCACGATTCCGAGCTTTGAAGTGCGGTTCGGCAACAAGGAAGGTTTCACCGGGCCGGAGAAAGATCACACCGAGAACGTTCCCACGCTAAAATTCGAGATCAAAGCCCCTCCGAAAAGTCGAGACGATGATTTTCTGGTGACAGTGAAGCAGATTGAAATTAGCGAGACATGGGACCCGGAACCTAAACCGGCATCTGTTGGCAACATCTTTCGCCGGACCATTACACAGCACGCGGACCAAATGACGGGAATGGCTCTTGCGGCACCACCAACCAAGACGCCAGACGGAATTCAGGGCTATGTCGGACGTCCCGACGTTCACGACGAAACGGAGCGAGGAGAATTCTCGGGAACCCGAACGGACGTCATCACCTATCAGATGAAACAGGGCGGGAGTTGGACGATTCCTGCAATTAAGTATGTCTGGTGGGACGCGGAGACGGAACAATACGGCTCAAAGACGCTCCCTGCAGTGAAATTCGAAGTCGCCGCGCCCGCCCCACAATTGGAAACACAACCTGCTGAGCAAAACGGTCCGTGGAGACTGCTCGCGTTGGGAACTGTTGTGCTCGTGGCGGTGCTGGGTTGGCAACGGCATCGATTGGCTGAATGGGGGCGGCGAGCGTGGCGAAGGTGGAATCCGCCGGAACGCGTTGCAGCCCGCAAATTGCTCAAAGCCTGCCAACAGAATGATGCGAAAGCGGCCGAGACGGCTTGGTTGGATTGGCAGAACCAGCGTTCGCGGACCGGACCATTGAACGCAACTCTACAGACTGCAACCTCGGAACTGAATTCGCATCTCTACGGCAAGCAAGTCACGGATTCCTGGCAAGGGCAGCAATTGAAGCAAGCTTTCCGAGACCAACTGAAAATGGAGAAGAACTCCTCAATCAACCGTTCCGTTGATCTTCCCTGCCTCAACCCACATTGAGCACGTTCCACTCTCTCCGCAGACGTTGATGTAACATCAAGTCAAGACTCGGTTCAACGGAATCGGTAGGCCCCACCGACACCCACGAACAGATCGTCTGCTTCCTCGTTCAATCCTGCGCCAATGCGGAAATCAATCACCCAATCCGGGGTCAGCAGGTAATCTACCCCAGCGTTGAAGAAGTTCAGCGTGAAATCGTCCCGTAAGCCACGCGAGTAAATCCCGAAGTACTCGAGGTACAATTCCGTGCGTTCCGCAAGCGGCACGCCACATGCGACAGACTGTGAGAACGCGGTGAACCGATCCTGTCCTCCGTCGTCCCCTTCCGCTCCCTCCAATGCCTGACCGGCGAGCCCGACGAGAGAAAATTCCCCCAAGCCATCGGTACCGAATCCGGTCGATCCCGCAAGAGACCATTCATCCTCATTACGCCATTCGTAGACGAAATCGAATCCAAATTCGTCATGGCTCGTTGTGAAGTCGCTTCCGCCGGTCGGTGCAGAAGCGATGACGCGAACAGCACTTTCGGGCGTCCAACCGTCTTGCTCGGTGAGAGCCAATTTGAGGCCGTACCGAATATCTTCGGCACTGTCGAGATCCGTCAGGTCTTCTTCACCATCGCGGAACTGCCAGACGTAGTTCATCCGCAATCGCAGTTCCACATCCTCAGTGATCCCAATGCGGGTCACGAGTTCCGGCGTGGTGTGCGAGTTTTCCGTTTCACCGTCCTGGCTCTTGTGGAAGTAAGAATATCCGCCTTCAAACTGCACAACGCCCGCACCGACAGTCCGAGGCGACTGCGTGAAATCGTGCCGATCCGTCTCGATCGGACCTAATTCGGCCACCGACCGGTGCTCACAGTAGATCCCGTCCAGCAATCCGCCAAACAGGCTGTCGTCACCGGCAGAACCAACTGTCGG
Protein-coding regions in this window:
- a CDS encoding DUF58 domain-containing protein, producing the protein MSARVTIRLEELLLLKAEARGFSFGPRQPVSSLLAGRHASRLRGRGLAFEELRHYHQGDDIRTMDWKATARLRSPYVRVYSEERERPVLLVVDQRRPMFFGSQQAMKSVTAAEVAALGAWRTLDSGDRVGGLVFNEQEIVEVRPHRSQPRVLTLFHAICRLNTQLASNEPPEGKATLNQALEGALRVAKHDHLVVLITDLDGANDNTQRLATRLSAHNDVLVVAVYDPLGISLTGTPGMFANDIGRTWEIPSHSAFSRDFQAAFQRCLDRWREIFRALRVPVLPISTARPVVEQIRALFGNRPNTL
- a CDS encoding DUF4381 domain-containing protein, coding for MNDNSTSLDRLHDIAVPPPVPWWPPAPGWYVVLALAFLAVILLFVWQWRRWRANAYRRAALRELESAKTPDMISEILRRTALVFTPRATLSGLSGEQWPAWLASQSPEPMSDQVRKQLATAIYRPTKKVTDVNSLRAYAEVWIRKHSPKHRLDRN
- a CDS encoding VWA domain-containing protein, translating into MPPRTSNRVAVRVPFGDRLAEAMGTTSQPDESPREIRKWVIPSLLWLLTLCAVARPQWVESPVTKTLPTRDLLLLVDLSSSMNQEDFTNKAGKKVDRLTAVKEVLGDFLEKRDGDRVGLVVFGDAAYLQAPFSTDLELSRRLLDECEVGMAGPRTAFGDAIGLGVGLFDESDAPAKTMIALTDGNDTKSQVPPVEAARVAAARDIRIYTVAIGDPTTAGEDKLDEQALKDVASAANGSYFFAGDRKSLEGIYSELDRLETRKVKTVSHRPRRDLFYWPVLMAVLISLGEKSLSLIRLRHVDRTAEEPQMISVNPLTGKLELGP
- a CDS encoding vWA domain-containing protein, with the translated sequence MSDFFTNFHFIRPGWLLLIPVVAGLWWIWQRRVDPLRGWRKQMAPELLDALTIGRNIKTRHSTIGLLIGWIVGAVAVAGPTWKLEPNPFAEDAQPLMILLKASESMKLPPPTPSRLERAQLKIAELVKKRTGQPLGLIAYAGSAHLVLPPTRDTEVVAQMAAEIQPEIMPVPGDRLDIALEKAGKLFKADSNGGAVLVLADSVDLAAQAVTDAHRKAGNFPVQFLSLTGEDSPEDKTIRVVATAMNASVQVLTGDDEDLEAITKFAERKSAASLAGESTRWQEAGYWLTPILALMVAYSFRRRSFANRETQL
- a CDS encoding tetratricopeptide repeat protein, encoding MKYAGLILAVSWAGLWLTPDQQGQRLLEQKQFTDAAKTFDDPMRQGVAWYRAGEFEKAVQAFSRVSSAESSYNQGNAWVLLGKYDRAIQSYQHALKYRPSWKDAQENLALAKARAKQLESKGGDMGDQKLGADEIVFDQNKPKGGQDTEIAGEQAVSDASVQAIWLRQVQTKPADFLKAKFAYQNASETAGDNE
- a CDS encoding BatD family protein — translated: MIGPTCRLLIVGMGMICLCRGFVSTVHGDVPRVVSKAQDPSVWKGERARFTVELRAEGPFVGAASFSIPQIPRSVIVKTGNPVVSSKEIDGESWLIQTHEFALFSQQTGTVTIPSFEVRFGNKEGFTGPEKDHTENVPTLKFEIKAPPKSRDDDFLVTVKQIEISETWDPEPKPASVGNIFRRTITQHADQMTGMALAAPPTKTPDGIQGYVGRPDVHDETERGEFSGTRTDVITYQMKQGGSWTIPAIKYVWWDAETEQYGSKTLPAVKFEVAAPAPQLETQPAEQNGPWRLLALGTVVLVAVLGWQRHRLAEWGRRAWRRWNPPERVAARKLLKACQQNDAKAAETAWLDWQNQRSRTGPLNATLQTATSELNSHLYGKQVTDSWQGQQLKQAFRDQLKMEKNSSINRSVDLPCLNPH
- a CDS encoding transporter codes for the protein MELSRKFLLSVIGLCLLPTVGSAGDDSLFGGLLDGIYCEHRSVAELGPIETDRHDFTQSPRTVGAGVVQFEGGYSYFHKSQDGETENSHTTPELVTRIGITEDVELRLRMNYVWQFRDGEEDLTDLDSAEDIRYGLKLALTEQDGWTPESAVRVIASAPTGGSDFTTSHDEFGFDFVYEWRNEDEWSLAGSTGFGTDGLGEFSLVGLAGQALEGAEGDDGGQDRFTAFSQSVACGVPLAERTELYLEYFGIYSRGLRDDFTLNFFNAGVDYLLTPDWVIDFRIGAGLNEEADDLFVGVGGAYRFR